From Oryza brachyantha chromosome 9, ObraRS2, whole genome shotgun sequence, a single genomic window includes:
- the LOC102721109 gene encoding ethylene-response factor C3-like — protein sequence MQPHSHSHYNNSLSPPEMSDRDVDMHILTSLMADMEPDSSSSSSSSSSDDSDVMHLQLRHAGPAAQAEPPRQQQATLIGVRKRPWGKFAAEIRDSTRKGARVWLGTFDSPEAAAMAYDQAAFSVRGASAVLNFPVHRVQESLQALALGAAGGSPVLALKRRHSIRKRRKPTKQMLLQQQQQQQQEQQRPTGPGVVELEDLGADYLEELLRLSESSSSSSSSSTYFFTPPQPTSSNRHC from the coding sequence ATGCAGCCGCACAGCCACAGCCACTACAACAACAGCTTGTCGCCGCCGGAAATGAGCGACCGCGACGTCGACATGCACATCCTCACCTCCCTCATGGCCGACATGGAGCccgactcctcctcctcctcctcctcctccagctccgACGACTCCGACGTCATGCACCTGCAGCTGCGGCACGCCGGACCAGCAGCACAGGCAGAGCCACCCAGGCAGCAGCAGGCCACCTTGATCGGGGTGCGCAAGCGTCCATGGGGCAAGTTCGCCGCCGAGATCCGCGATTCCACCCGCAAGGGCGCCCGCGTCTGGCTCGGTACCTTCGACAGCCCCGAGGCGGCCGCCATGGCCTACGACCAGGCGGCCTTCTCCGTCCgcggcgcctccgccgtccTCAACTTCCCCGTCCACCGCGTCCAGGAGTCGCTCCAGGCGCTcgcgctcggcgccgccgggggcTCGCCGGTACTCGCCCTCAAGCGCCGCCACTCCATACGGAAGCGCCGCAAGCCCACCAAGCAGATGCTgctgcaacagcaacagcaacaacagcaggagcagcagcggccGACGGGCCCGGGGGTGGTTGAGCTGGAGGACCTGGGCGCCGACTATCTGGAGGAGCTTCTCCGGCTGTCTgagtcatcctcctcctcctcttcttcctccacctACTTCTTCACTCCACCACAACCAACGTCATCAAATCGTCATtgctag